Proteins from a genomic interval of Streptomyces fodineus:
- a CDS encoding non-ribosomal peptide synthetase, giving the protein MIPLSFAQRRLWFVDRFDGPSPTYNAAFALRMTGELNVGALESALRDVIDRHEILRTVIGEDDDGVPHQRVLPSGEVSCELPLVEAAQEQERAAALEETATAPFDLATDVPIRARLVRCAPREHTLVLAVHHIALDGESMGPLLRDLTVAYAARSTGRAPAWESLPVQYADYTLWHQDVLGDESDPDSLAAGQLAYWRRTLADLAQPLNLPTDRPRPKSMSRRGDAVRFPIDPPLLRSVENLAAQEDATVSMVMHSALAVLLYHLGCGDDVPIGAPIAGRTDEELRDLVGFFVNTWVLRVDLSGNPTFRRLLQRVRERALAAYDHQDMPFERLVELLNPDRSTAYHPFFQVMLSWQPSVPDLDIRGLTVRAERLETKTAKFDLFFDMVPVGSGGAECRLEYATDLFDRDTVEGLAHRFVRILGRLVAEAGRGIDGVDALDPAERDRLLTQFNDTATEVSELTIPELFDSAVARTPDAPAIVCDDRTLTYRELDDRANGVAWELVRRGAGPEDLVVLALPRTEDLVVGLLGILKSGAGYLPMDPQYLGRRAESVLSEAAPRFAVTDTETWKQLPWHDISTVDLDHRAEWDSPQGAPADAGRTSPPGPDNLAYVMYTSGSTGKPKGAAITHRNVVNGVRELVRVLDAPPGWRMLAGTSVNFDVSVFELLTTLSTGGTVEVVPNALALGERDTWDGHVISAVPSVLGELVGHLEKAPGVRTVVLAGEVLPARLVRQVREALPGVQVVNGYGQSESFYATTFSLAASEEWAEGELAPIGTPLGNMRAYVLGPGLAPVPQGVIGELYVAGTCLGRGYHGRPGMTAERYVANPFGPAGDRMYRTGDLARWNARGRLECVGRSDGQVKVRGFRVETAEVEAVCALHPGISEAVVVSREVPAGGRRLVAYVVHTGDGAAGDDGAGGIGDVDLQAGASAAELRKFVAARLPDYMVPSAFVTLGRLPLGPTGKLDRSALPEPEFLGAAYREPRTEAEKTITAAYADVLGVDQVGVDDDFFAVGGDSLRSIQVVARARARGLDITTREIFECRTAARLAEVASARRDPLPPLAEGEGGGVGPMPLPPVARQVFEHGGGMDRFAMALTLELPAGIDARGLAATLDAVLDRHDLLRAQLVRGDELSLVVRPAGTVRAADLIRRVPCDGRWDDPSLLQAAKAELADAVGRLDPEAGTMADFVWFAAKSGAGRLLVVLHHLVVDGVSWRILMADLAQAWQQIRSGRAPELPPVGTSARRWASALLTEALSPRREAQLAFWREMLQAPNPPLGTRELDPAVDVTATVDSVRVQLSAKATEAVLTTLPAAFKGTGTDVLLAALALAVNRWRGAEGSTLLRLEGHGREEDVVPGADLSRTVGWFTSMYPARVDVRGVDLADVLAGGPAAGKAIKLVKEQLRAIPDKGVGYGLLRHLNPKTAAQLAGLPVPQLGFNYIGRISGADVPEHLRTGGWGPAPWSAELIPAPDPDLPALSALEVNAVATDTPDGHRLQAAFMFPTGVLSGEEVSELADLWVEVLHGMAAHAADEEPGGLTPSDAPLVSVRQDEIEAWEARYGRLAEVWPQTPGQSGIQFQAAFADGAFDVYHMQFVLHLSGHVDPARMRSAGQALLDRFPNLRCAFLTGAGGDPVQVVPEHVALPWRHIDLTGRGGAEQDAALDKALADDRADQLDPTRPPLIRLALLTCGPRQAKLIITAHHTLFDGWSSTSVIRDLILLYAGTRELQPVRNYGDYLAWLSRQDREASAARWKEELAGLDQPTLVAAGIPAKGEASAHGRVEVPLSIDKGKELARRAAELGVTLNTLLQCAWAILLSTLTGQQDVVFGAAVNGRPVELPGSDEMVGLFVNTLPIRVFCRPDQSVADVVAGLQERQTALLDHHYYPLADIQRDVGMSALFDTIIAFENYPYDREGIVDANTSAGLTIDGIRPIAGAHYPLSLNSADPYLRLSLDYQNNVYDRAAAEVIAARLVRVLEQVLADPTVPVAAIEVLSEQERERWVRGVNDTAHPVAADTLPGAFEARVERDPDRVAVIGQGETLTYREFNRRANRLAHWLVERGAGPERTVAVRIPRSVDLLVAIYAVVKAGAAYLPVGTDLPEDRVRHMLDSADPLLVLDEKLPDVSGYPAVDPERALAPDNAAYVIYTSGSTGGPKGVQVSHRSITNRLRWMQHEYGLTADDVVLQKTPSSFDVSVWEFFWPLCEGAALVVAEPGGHRDPAYLAQLIRERSVTTCHFVPSMLQAFLAEPAAAGCGGELRRVFSSGEALSRETADAFARTLPGVELHNLYGPTEASVDVTYHALLPEDSGTVPIGVPIWNTRVYVLDTALRPVPPGVTGELYLAGTGLARGYVGRTALTANRFVPCPYGEPGSRMYRTGDVVRWNQDGRLEYIGRTDFQVKIRGFRIELGEIEVALTRHPAVAQAAVIAREDATGGRQLAGYVVVDPAVAPEVARFRELEGTGRLAGVELHELPGGMVVAAPDKPSVSYVYGEIFQRGAYAGGGVTIDEGACVVDVGGHVGMFGLWAGSVARDVRVYACEPMAESAECYRINAYLHGLDAVVSNCGISDAAGRAEFTYYPEMSLMSGRFADEATERETLRRVIANEGDADVAEDDQLTELLAQRLASRRVDVELRTVSQVIRDHGLTVVDLLKVDAEKSELAVLQGIEPEHWPIIRQVVAEVHDIDDRVAVVTKMLTDNGFRVVRETPQGLEGTGIGQLYATRAGHVAPAAAPAPATAVHAAWQSPDQVTREVRAHLERQLPDYMVPAHLVILDRLPLTPNGKVDRGALPAPGHVEAAIGRGPRNDNEEVLCRLFAELLGREEIDIDTDFFAVGGHSLLATRLTGRIRNALNVDVKVTTVFRNPTVARLAGRIEKLATSKRPQLRQMSVED; this is encoded by the coding sequence ATGATCCCGTTGTCGTTCGCGCAGCGCCGGCTGTGGTTCGTGGACCGGTTCGACGGCCCGTCACCGACCTACAACGCCGCCTTCGCCCTGCGGATGACCGGCGAGCTGAACGTGGGTGCGCTGGAGTCGGCGCTTCGCGATGTCATCGACCGGCACGAGATCCTCCGAACGGTGATCGGCGAGGACGACGACGGCGTCCCGCACCAGCGGGTGCTGCCCTCGGGGGAGGTGTCCTGCGAACTCCCGCTCGTCGAGGCCGCGCAGGAACAGGAGCGGGCGGCGGCCCTGGAGGAGACGGCCACCGCCCCCTTCGACCTGGCCACCGATGTGCCGATCCGGGCCCGGTTGGTGCGATGCGCGCCGCGCGAGCACACCCTGGTGCTGGCGGTGCACCACATCGCCCTGGACGGCGAGTCCATGGGGCCGCTGCTGCGTGATCTGACCGTGGCGTACGCGGCCCGCAGCACGGGCCGGGCCCCGGCGTGGGAGTCGCTCCCGGTGCAGTACGCCGACTACACCCTGTGGCATCAGGACGTGCTCGGTGACGAGTCCGATCCGGACAGCCTCGCAGCCGGGCAGTTGGCGTACTGGCGACGGACCTTGGCCGATCTGGCGCAGCCGCTGAACCTGCCCACCGATCGGCCGCGCCCGAAGTCGATGAGCCGTCGCGGCGACGCGGTCCGGTTCCCGATCGACCCTCCTCTGCTCCGGTCCGTGGAGAATCTGGCCGCCCAGGAGGACGCCACGGTCTCGATGGTCATGCACTCCGCGCTGGCGGTCCTGCTGTACCACCTCGGCTGCGGTGACGACGTGCCCATCGGCGCACCGATCGCGGGCCGTACCGATGAAGAGCTGCGGGACCTCGTCGGGTTCTTCGTCAACACCTGGGTGCTGCGCGTCGACCTGTCGGGGAATCCGACCTTCCGCCGGCTGCTCCAGCGGGTGCGGGAGCGGGCCCTCGCCGCGTACGACCACCAGGACATGCCGTTCGAGCGGCTGGTGGAGCTGCTCAACCCGGACCGGTCCACCGCCTATCACCCGTTCTTCCAGGTGATGCTCTCCTGGCAGCCGTCCGTGCCGGATCTGGACATCCGCGGCCTCACGGTCCGGGCCGAGAGGCTCGAGACCAAAACGGCCAAGTTCGACCTGTTCTTCGACATGGTCCCGGTCGGCTCGGGCGGGGCGGAATGCCGCCTGGAGTACGCGACCGACCTGTTCGACCGGGACACGGTCGAGGGCCTGGCACACCGGTTCGTCCGCATTCTGGGCCGGCTCGTGGCCGAAGCCGGACGCGGGATCGACGGCGTCGACGCGCTCGACCCGGCCGAGCGGGACCGGCTGCTCACCCAGTTCAACGACACCGCCACAGAGGTGTCCGAGCTGACGATCCCGGAGCTGTTCGACAGCGCGGTGGCCAGGACCCCGGACGCCCCGGCGATCGTGTGCGACGACCGCACGCTGACCTACCGTGAGCTCGACGACCGGGCGAACGGCGTCGCCTGGGAGCTGGTCCGGCGGGGCGCCGGGCCGGAGGATCTGGTGGTGCTGGCGTTGCCGCGCACGGAGGACCTGGTGGTCGGCCTGCTGGGGATCCTCAAGTCCGGTGCCGGGTACCTGCCGATGGACCCGCAGTACCTCGGCAGGCGAGCGGAGAGCGTGCTGTCCGAAGCGGCCCCGCGTTTCGCGGTCACCGACACCGAAACGTGGAAGCAGCTGCCGTGGCACGACATCTCGACCGTCGACCTCGACCACCGCGCGGAATGGGACTCGCCCCAGGGGGCGCCGGCCGACGCGGGCCGGACCTCGCCGCCCGGTCCGGACAACCTGGCCTACGTGATGTACACCTCCGGCTCCACGGGCAAGCCGAAGGGCGCGGCGATCACCCACCGCAACGTCGTCAACGGGGTGCGAGAGCTGGTGCGCGTGCTGGACGCGCCCCCCGGGTGGCGGATGCTGGCCGGCACCTCGGTCAACTTCGACGTCTCTGTTTTCGAGCTGCTGACCACCCTGTCCACCGGCGGCACGGTCGAGGTGGTGCCGAACGCGCTGGCACTCGGCGAGCGGGACACCTGGGACGGCCATGTGATCAGCGCGGTCCCCTCGGTGCTCGGGGAACTGGTCGGCCACCTGGAGAAGGCGCCCGGTGTGCGCACGGTCGTCCTCGCGGGCGAGGTGCTTCCGGCCCGACTGGTGCGGCAGGTGCGGGAGGCTCTGCCCGGCGTGCAGGTGGTGAACGGCTACGGGCAGAGCGAGAGCTTCTACGCCACCACGTTCTCCCTCGCGGCGTCCGAGGAGTGGGCGGAGGGCGAGCTCGCGCCGATCGGCACCCCGCTGGGGAACATGCGTGCCTATGTGCTGGGCCCGGGACTCGCCCCGGTGCCGCAGGGCGTGATCGGTGAGCTGTACGTGGCCGGGACCTGTCTGGGCCGTGGCTATCACGGCCGCCCGGGCATGACCGCCGAGCGCTACGTGGCCAATCCCTTCGGCCCGGCGGGTGACCGGATGTACCGCACGGGCGACCTGGCCCGCTGGAACGCGCGTGGCCGGCTGGAGTGCGTCGGCAGGAGCGACGGCCAGGTGAAGGTACGCGGCTTCCGCGTCGAAACCGCCGAGGTGGAAGCGGTATGCGCGCTGCACCCCGGGATCAGCGAGGCGGTGGTGGTCAGCCGGGAAGTGCCCGCGGGCGGGCGGCGGCTCGTCGCGTACGTCGTGCATACCGGCGACGGCGCCGCCGGCGACGACGGCGCCGGCGGTATCGGCGACGTCGATCTGCAGGCCGGTGCCTCGGCCGCCGAACTGCGTAAGTTCGTCGCGGCACGGCTGCCCGACTACATGGTGCCGTCGGCGTTCGTGACCCTCGGCCGGCTGCCGCTCGGGCCGACCGGCAAACTGGACCGCTCCGCGCTGCCCGAACCGGAGTTCCTGGGCGCGGCCTACCGGGAGCCGCGCACCGAGGCGGAGAAGACGATCACCGCCGCGTACGCGGACGTGCTCGGCGTGGACCAGGTCGGTGTCGATGACGACTTCTTCGCGGTGGGTGGAGACAGCCTGCGGTCGATCCAGGTGGTGGCGCGTGCCCGGGCGCGGGGACTGGACATCACCACTCGGGAGATCTTCGAATGTCGTACGGCGGCCCGGTTGGCCGAGGTGGCCTCCGCGCGCCGGGACCCGCTGCCCCCTCTCGCCGAGGGCGAGGGCGGTGGCGTCGGCCCGATGCCGTTGCCGCCGGTGGCGCGGCAGGTGTTCGAGCATGGCGGCGGCATGGACCGGTTCGCGATGGCGCTGACGCTGGAGCTGCCCGCGGGGATCGACGCGCGAGGACTCGCCGCGACGCTGGACGCCGTGCTCGACCGGCACGACCTCCTGCGCGCCCAACTGGTGCGCGGCGACGAACTCTCCCTCGTCGTGCGTCCGGCGGGCACCGTGCGGGCGGCGGACCTGATCCGCCGGGTTCCCTGTGACGGCCGGTGGGACGATCCGTCCTTGCTCCAGGCGGCGAAGGCGGAGCTGGCCGACGCGGTCGGGCGACTCGACCCGGAGGCCGGGACCATGGCGGACTTCGTCTGGTTCGCCGCCAAGTCCGGTGCGGGCCGCCTGCTCGTGGTGCTGCACCACCTAGTGGTGGACGGTGTCTCCTGGCGCATCCTCATGGCGGACCTCGCCCAGGCATGGCAGCAGATCCGGTCCGGTCGAGCGCCCGAACTGCCCCCGGTCGGCACGTCGGCCCGCCGCTGGGCATCGGCGCTGCTGACCGAGGCGCTCTCCCCGCGACGGGAGGCGCAACTGGCGTTCTGGCGGGAGATGCTCCAGGCACCGAACCCCCCCCTGGGCACCCGGGAACTCGACCCGGCGGTGGATGTGACGGCCACCGTCGACAGCGTGCGTGTGCAGCTGTCCGCCAAGGCCACCGAGGCGGTGCTGACCACGCTTCCCGCCGCGTTCAAGGGCACCGGGACCGACGTGCTGCTCGCCGCGCTCGCCCTGGCCGTGAACCGGTGGCGCGGTGCGGAGGGCTCGACCCTGCTCCGGCTGGAGGGGCACGGCCGCGAGGAGGACGTCGTACCCGGGGCCGACCTCTCCCGGACCGTCGGCTGGTTCACCAGCATGTACCCGGCCCGGGTCGACGTGCGCGGAGTGGACCTGGCCGACGTGCTGGCCGGCGGCCCCGCGGCCGGAAAGGCGATCAAGCTGGTCAAGGAGCAGCTGCGCGCGATCCCGGACAAGGGCGTGGGGTACGGACTGCTGCGCCACCTGAACCCCAAGACCGCGGCGCAGCTCGCCGGCCTGCCGGTGCCGCAGCTCGGGTTCAACTACATCGGCCGGATCTCCGGCGCCGACGTGCCCGAGCACCTGCGCACGGGCGGGTGGGGACCGGCGCCCTGGTCCGCCGAGCTGATCCCGGCTCCCGACCCGGACCTGCCCGCGCTGTCCGCGCTGGAGGTCAACGCGGTCGCGACGGACACCCCCGACGGCCACCGGCTGCAGGCGGCCTTCATGTTCCCCACCGGGGTGCTGTCCGGCGAGGAGGTCTCCGAACTGGCCGACCTCTGGGTCGAGGTGCTGCACGGCATGGCCGCGCATGCCGCGGACGAGGAGCCCGGCGGGCTCACCCCCTCGGACGCCCCGCTGGTCTCGGTGCGACAGGACGAGATCGAGGCCTGGGAGGCGCGCTACGGCCGGCTGGCCGAGGTGTGGCCGCAGACCCCTGGGCAGTCCGGTATCCAGTTCCAGGCCGCGTTCGCCGACGGCGCCTTCGACGTCTACCACATGCAGTTCGTGCTGCATCTGTCCGGGCACGTGGATCCCGCGCGCATGCGATCGGCCGGGCAGGCGCTCCTCGACCGGTTTCCGAACCTGCGCTGCGCGTTCCTGACCGGGGCCGGGGGCGATCCGGTGCAGGTCGTGCCCGAGCACGTCGCCCTGCCCTGGCGGCACATCGATCTGACCGGTCGCGGCGGAGCAGAGCAGGACGCGGCACTCGACAAGGCCCTCGCCGACGACCGGGCCGACCAACTCGATCCCACCCGGCCGCCACTGATCCGTCTGGCGCTGCTCACCTGCGGTCCGCGGCAGGCGAAACTCATCATCACGGCGCACCACACCCTGTTCGACGGCTGGTCGTCGACGTCGGTGATCAGGGACCTGATCCTGCTGTACGCCGGGACCCGCGAGCTTCAACCGGTCCGGAACTACGGTGACTATCTGGCCTGGCTGTCCAGGCAGGACCGGGAGGCATCGGCGGCCCGGTGGAAGGAGGAGCTCGCCGGACTCGACCAGCCGACCCTCGTGGCCGCGGGCATTCCCGCGAAGGGGGAGGCGTCCGCCCACGGACGGGTCGAAGTACCGCTGTCGATCGACAAGGGGAAGGAACTGGCCCGGCGTGCCGCGGAACTCGGCGTCACGCTGAACACGCTGCTGCAGTGTGCGTGGGCGATTCTGCTCTCGACGCTGACCGGGCAGCAGGACGTGGTGTTCGGGGCTGCCGTGAACGGCCGCCCGGTGGAGCTGCCCGGATCCGACGAGATGGTCGGCCTGTTCGTCAACACCCTGCCGATCAGGGTGTTCTGCCGACCGGACCAGAGCGTGGCCGACGTCGTCGCCGGGCTCCAGGAGCGGCAGACCGCGCTGCTCGACCACCACTACTACCCGCTGGCCGACATCCAGCGCGACGTCGGAATGTCCGCACTGTTCGACACGATCATCGCGTTCGAGAACTACCCGTACGACCGCGAGGGCATCGTCGACGCCAACACCTCGGCGGGCCTCACGATCGACGGCATCCGGCCGATCGCGGGCGCGCACTACCCGCTCAGCCTCAACTCCGCCGATCCCTACCTGCGGCTCTCCCTCGACTACCAGAACAACGTCTACGACCGCGCCGCGGCCGAGGTGATCGCCGCCCGGCTCGTCCGGGTGCTGGAGCAGGTGCTCGCCGACCCGACGGTTCCCGTCGCCGCCATCGAGGTGCTCAGCGAGCAGGAGCGGGAGCGGTGGGTGCGGGGGGTCAACGACACGGCGCACCCGGTGGCCGCGGACACCCTGCCGGGCGCGTTCGAGGCCCGGGTGGAGCGTGACCCCGATCGCGTCGCGGTGATCGGGCAGGGGGAGACGCTGACCTACCGGGAGTTCAACCGGCGTGCCAACCGGCTGGCGCACTGGCTGGTCGAGCGCGGGGCGGGACCCGAGCGGACGGTCGCGGTGCGCATCCCTCGTTCCGTGGATCTGCTCGTGGCGATCTACGCGGTGGTCAAGGCGGGCGCGGCGTATCTGCCGGTGGGCACCGACCTGCCGGAGGACCGGGTGCGCCACATGCTCGACAGCGCGGATCCGCTGCTGGTGCTCGACGAGAAGCTCCCGGACGTGTCCGGGTACCCGGCGGTCGACCCGGAACGCGCGCTCGCGCCGGACAACGCCGCCTACGTCATCTACACCTCCGGCTCCACCGGCGGCCCCAAGGGTGTGCAGGTGTCGCACCGGTCGATCACGAACCGACTGCGCTGGATGCAGCACGAGTACGGGCTGACCGCCGACGACGTGGTGCTGCAGAAGACGCCGTCGTCGTTCGACGTGTCGGTGTGGGAGTTCTTCTGGCCGTTGTGCGAGGGTGCGGCGCTGGTGGTCGCCGAGCCCGGCGGGCACAGGGATCCGGCCTATCTGGCCCAGCTGATACGCGAACGGTCCGTCACCACCTGTCACTTCGTGCCGTCGATGCTCCAGGCGTTCCTGGCCGAGCCGGCCGCCGCCGGGTGCGGCGGCGAGCTGCGCCGGGTGTTCTCCAGCGGTGAGGCCCTGTCCCGGGAGACCGCGGACGCTTTCGCCCGCACGCTGCCGGGCGTCGAACTGCACAATCTGTACGGGCCGACCGAGGCCTCCGTCGACGTGACGTACCACGCCCTGCTCCCGGAGGACTCCGGCACCGTGCCGATCGGTGTGCCGATCTGGAACACCCGGGTGTACGTGCTGGACACAGCGCTGCGACCGGTACCGCCCGGGGTCACCGGTGAGCTGTACCTGGCCGGTACCGGGCTCGCGAGGGGCTATGTCGGCCGGACCGCGCTGACCGCGAACCGGTTCGTGCCGTGCCCCTACGGTGAGCCCGGTTCCCGGATGTACCGCACCGGCGATGTCGTGCGGTGGAACCAGGACGGCCGGCTCGAGTACATCGGCCGGACCGACTTCCAGGTGAAGATCCGGGGCTTCCGTATCGAACTCGGTGAGATAGAGGTCGCGTTGACCCGCCATCCGGCCGTGGCGCAGGCCGCGGTGATCGCTCGCGAGGATGCCACCGGTGGCCGGCAGCTGGCCGGTTATGTGGTGGTGGATCCCGCGGTGGCGCCGGAGGTGGCGCGGTTCCGCGAGCTGGAGGGCACCGGGCGGCTGGCCGGAGTGGAACTGCACGAGCTGCCCGGCGGGATGGTGGTGGCGGCGCCCGACAAGCCGAGTGTCTCCTACGTGTACGGCGAGATCTTCCAGCGCGGCGCGTATGCGGGCGGTGGGGTGACCATCGACGAGGGCGCGTGTGTCGTCGATGTGGGCGGGCACGTCGGGATGTTCGGGCTGTGGGCCGGATCCGTGGCCCGCGATGTGCGGGTGTACGCGTGCGAGCCGATGGCCGAGTCGGCCGAGTGCTACCGGATCAACGCATACCTGCACGGCCTTGACGCGGTGGTGTCGAACTGCGGGATCTCGGATGCCGCGGGGCGCGCGGAGTTCACGTACTACCCGGAGATGTCGTTGATGTCGGGGCGTTTCGCGGACGAGGCGACCGAACGGGAAACGCTGCGCAGGGTGATCGCCAACGAGGGTGACGCAGATGTCGCCGAGGACGACCAACTGACCGAACTGCTGGCCCAGCGGCTGGCGAGCAGGCGGGTCGACGTGGAACTGCGCACCGTGTCGCAGGTGATCCGGGACCACGGGCTCACCGTTGTGGACCTGCTGAAGGTCGACGCGGAGAAGAGCGAGCTGGCCGTGTTGCAGGGGATCGAGCCGGAGCACTGGCCGATCATCCGCCAGGTCGTGGCAGAGGTGCACGACATCGACGACCGGGTCGCGGTCGTGACGAAGATGCTGACGGACAACGGCTTTCGGGTGGTCAGGGAAACCCCGCAGGGTCTCGAGGGCACCGGGATCGGCCAGCTGTACGCCACCCGCGCCGGCCACGTCGCTCCGGCCGCGGCCCCTGCCCCGGCCACTGCCGTGCACGCCGCGTGGCAGAGCCCGGACCAGGTCACCCGCGAGGTACGCGCGCACCTGGAGCGGCAGTTGCCCGACTACATGGTCCCCGCTCACCTGGTGATCCTCGACCGGCTTCCGCTGACGCCGAACGGCAAGGTCGACCGGGGCGCGCTCCCCGCACCCGGCCACGTCGAAGCCGCGATCGGACGAGGGCC
- a CDS encoding FAD-dependent oxidoreductase has product MLFARQGYRVLLLEKARFPQDTLSSHYIHQPGVALLDRWGLLDELRAAGCQPIDHQSYEAPGVRLDGFSLPVDGHRTTYAPRRFVLDPILVAGAVASGVEFREACTVNDLLFEDDRVVGVRCTTPGGAEATERARLVVGADGMRSLVARKAGAPHVIEHPRMTCTYYSYWAGVPSHFELYERPGRWIGVIPTNDDLRLIMAYFPQSEFAEVRTAVEPAFLEAVRTTTPELYERMSAGRRVEQFYGTGHQENYFRKAHGPGWVLLGDAVHHKDSITARGITDAFIQAQSLTEHIGDGLHDDAALKAALKRYENDLSDTFLDFYQGALNVAELKPGGRAEMLRSLSGHQDLVDRYFSTLSGACSFDDFYNDQLLAVLDQS; this is encoded by the coding sequence ATGCTGTTCGCTCGGCAGGGGTATCGCGTTCTGCTCCTGGAGAAGGCGCGGTTTCCGCAGGACACGCTGTCCTCGCACTACATCCACCAGCCGGGCGTGGCGCTGCTCGATCGCTGGGGCCTGCTCGACGAGCTCCGCGCCGCGGGGTGTCAGCCGATCGACCACCAGAGCTACGAGGCGCCCGGTGTCCGGCTGGACGGCTTCTCCCTGCCGGTCGACGGCCACCGGACCACGTACGCGCCGAGACGGTTCGTGCTCGACCCGATCCTCGTGGCCGGTGCCGTGGCGTCCGGCGTGGAGTTCCGGGAGGCCTGCACGGTCAACGACCTGCTGTTCGAGGACGACCGGGTCGTCGGGGTGCGCTGCACGACGCCCGGCGGCGCCGAGGCGACGGAACGGGCGCGGCTGGTCGTCGGCGCGGACGGCATGCGATCGCTGGTGGCCCGCAAGGCCGGTGCGCCGCACGTCATCGAGCACCCCCGGATGACCTGTACCTACTACAGCTACTGGGCCGGGGTTCCCTCGCACTTCGAGCTGTACGAGCGGCCGGGGCGCTGGATCGGTGTCATCCCCACCAACGACGACCTCAGACTGATCATGGCCTACTTCCCGCAGAGCGAGTTCGCCGAGGTGCGCACCGCGGTGGAACCCGCCTTCCTCGAAGCCGTCCGCACGACGACCCCCGAGTTGTACGAGCGGATGTCGGCCGGCCGGCGCGTGGAGCAGTTCTACGGCACGGGGCACCAGGAGAACTACTTCCGCAAGGCGCACGGGCCCGGATGGGTGCTGCTCGGTGACGCGGTGCATCACAAGGACTCCATCACCGCCCGCGGTATCACCGACGCCTTCATCCAGGCCCAGTCGCTCACCGAGCACATCGGGGACGGACTGCACGACGACGCCGCGCTCAAAGCGGCGCTGAAGCGCTACGAGAACGACCTGAGCGACACCTTCCTCGACTTCTACCAGGGCGCGCTCAACGTGGCCGAACTCAAACCCGGGGGACGGGCGGAGATGTTGCGGAGCCTGTCCGGTCACCAGGACTTGGTCGACCGGTATTTCTCGACGCTGTCGGGCGCGTGTTCCTTCGACGACTTCTACAACGACCAGCTCTTGGCGGTCCTCGATCAGAGCTGA
- a CDS encoding phosphopantetheine-binding protein, translated as MITSERAVLIIDTVCAIWCRELQRDDVSVEADFFTLGGQSVIMARIQRAFIEELGVEVPMDQLFLNPTVASISAYIESLGTVTQ; from the coding sequence TTGATTACGAGCGAGAGGGCTGTTTTGATTATCGACACGGTATGTGCCATCTGGTGCCGGGAACTCCAGCGCGACGACGTATCGGTCGAGGCCGATTTCTTCACCCTCGGCGGCCAGTCCGTGATCATGGCCAGAATTCAGCGCGCTTTTATCGAGGAACTGGGTGTCGAAGTCCCGATGGATCAGCTGTTCCTCAACCCGACGGTGGCATCGATTTCTGCATACATCGAATCCCTGGGCACGGTCACCCAATAG